In Ischnura elegans chromosome 6, ioIscEleg1.1, whole genome shotgun sequence, one genomic interval encodes:
- the LOC124160402 gene encoding uncharacterized protein LOC124160402 has translation MLYGDTLRLPGEFLSPKSQPSCEDPMSYIARLKSKMAILSPTPTSYHGERKVFIHRDLASSTHVFLRHDSVKPTLQPPYDGPYEVIQPGPKYFRIRVHGKETTVSIDRLKPAHLLDGDIERPAQKPEEGSTSADPLEAAGPILQESATTTTRSGRRVHFPKKLAEYIP, from the coding sequence ATGCTGTACGGTGATACGCTTCGCCTGCCAGGAGAATTTCTATCCCCTAAATCCCAGCCCAGCTGCGAAGACCCTATGTCTTACATTGCCCGCTTAAAGAGTAAGATGGCCATCCTATCACCGACGCCTACGTCCTACCACGGGGAAAGGAAGGTCTTCATTCACAGAGACCTGGCATCTTCGACGCACGTGTTCCTCCGCCACGATTCTGTTAAACCTACTCTCCAACCACCTTACGACGGACCGTACGAGGTAATACAGCCAGGCCCCAAATACTTCCGCATCCGTGTCCATGGAAAGGAGACGACTGTGTCCATCGACCGACTGAAGCCGGCACATCTCCTGGATGGCGACATCGAGAGGCCAGCCCAGAAACCCGAGGAAGGGTCCACTTCTGCAGACCCATTGGAGGCCGCAGGCCCGATCCTGCAGGAATCCGCAACGACGACGACACGCTCTGGTCGCAGAGTTCACTTTCCTAAGAAGCTAGCGGAATATATTCCCTAG